The Aeromonas jandaei genomic interval TGGCTGGGTTGATGGCCCAGATGACCGGCTCCTGGGGCAAGTTGCTCATCAGCGTCGGTCTTATCGTCTCGGTGCTCGCCTCCTATGTGAGCTGGACGCTGTTCTCGGCCGAGGTGCCGTTCAGCGCGGCCCGCCACGGCGCGTTTCCTGCTATCTTCCGGCGCCAGAACCGCAACGGGACGCCTATCGCATCGCTATGGCTCACCAGCCTGACGGTGCAGACATGTCTGCTGCTGGTGTGGCTGCTCGGCAAGGGCTACACCAGCCTGCTGCTTATCTCCACCTCGATGATTTTGGTGCCCTACCTGCTGATCGGCCTGTTTCTGCTCAAGCTTTCGTTCAGCAAGGAGGGGGAGAGCGGGCTGGGCCGAGGCCTGATGCAGGCGGTGGCTCTGGTGGCGAGCGGTTACGGTTTCTGGCTGCTTTATGCTGCCGGGGTGGAGTATCTGCTGTTGTCGCTGTTGCTCTATGGGCCGGGCCTGCTGCTGTTTCTCTACAGCCGCCGCCAGCTGGGCACAGATCTTCGCTTGAGCGGTCGCGAGCGGCTGTTGGCCGGAGTGACCTTGCTGAGCCTGATCCCCGCCGTCTGGTCGTTCGCCCATCTCTGACATCGAGGTGGTGACTGACCATAAAAGAGAGCGCCACCATGGCGCTCTCTTGTTATCAGGGATGGGTTATCAGGGACTTGCTATCCGGGAGTTGTGACCCGGGGAGAAGGCTCAGCGGCTGGCAGGCCCGGCCGGTTTGCCAAACAGCACGGCGAGTTTTTGTCGCCACGGCAGGCCACGGGCGTCGCGCAGCATGTCGCGCCACTCGTGGAAGGTGAGGGTGAGGGGGTTGAAGCTGTGGATCGGCTTGGTGATGCCAAAACGACACGGCTCGGTCGGGTCTTCCTCGACAAAGGTGCCGAACAGCCGATCCCAGATAATCAGCACGCCGGCAAAGTTGCGATCTATGTATTTGGCGTTGCTGGCGTGGTGCACCCTGTGGTGGGAGGGGGTGTTGAAGATCCACTCCAGCCAGCCGAGCTTGCCCACTACCTGGGTGTGGACGAAAAACTGAAAACCCAGGCTGAGCAGCACGGTGGCCACTACCGCCTCGGGCGGGAAGCCGATGACAATCATCGGGATCCAGAACAGCCACATGCCGGAGATGGGATACATCAGGCTCTGGCGAAAGGCGGTAGAGAGATTGAGCCGCTCCGAGCTGTGATGTACCACGTGGGAAGCCCACAGCCAGCGCACATGGTGGCTGGTGAAGTGGAACAGCCAGTAACAGAGATCCTGCAGCAGGAAGAGCAGCAATACGCTCCAGAAGTTCAGCTCGATATCGAACAGTCGCCAGCCCCAGAGGGTGTCATAGAGATAAGCGATGGCGATGGCTGCCAATGCATCGCCCCCCTGATGCATCAGGGCCAGCGCGGCGTTGGCCAGCAGGTCTTTCCACTGGTAGGTGGCGGTTGGAAAAGCTGCGCCATGCTTGCGCAGATAGGCCATCTCCCAGCCGATAAAGGCCAGAAAAATCGGGGATAGGTAGAGCAGGATCAGTTGCACATCCATGAGCAGGTATCCATTCAGAGCAATTGCTCTCCAGCATAAAGGATGAAAGCAATATTTCATTAACATTTTCGAGCCTCTTGCCCGATGGCTCTGGCGAGTTTGCAGTGAGGCCGCAATTCAATCCGATGGATGGTGACCGCTGACTATGCTTGATGCAGATTGAGCGTCAGAGGATTGGTTAATGCGTATCTGTGTTTATCTGTTGCTGGGATTCTGCCTGCTGGCACAGGCCAAAACCCGGGTGGAGATAGTGGCGGATGCCAGCTATCCCCCCTACTCCTGGCAGGAGGGCAAAGAGGTGCGGGGGATCTATGCCGATATCATCCGCGAGGTGACTTCCGTCATGCCCGACTATGAGGTGGTGCTCAAACCGATGCCATGGCGCCGCGGTCTGAGCATGGTGGAGCAGGGCAGCGCATTTGCCATTTTCCCTCCCTACTATCTGCCCGATACTCGCCCCTATATCTGGCCCTACTCCCAGCCGCTACTCGACGAAGAGTTGGTGGTTGTGTGCGGCGCCAGTGTGGCTGCCAATACCCCACAGGCAAGGTTTCCACTCGACTATCAAGGTTTGCGCTTTGGCATGAATGCCGGTTTTGCGGTCGGCGGCGATGCCTTCTGGCAGGCGGTGAAGGAGAAGAAAATCGATGTGGAGGAGGTGAAGAGCAACCGGGAGAACCTGCTCAAGATTGTGCGGGGGCGGGTGGATTGCACCATCAACGATCGCCTCTCTCTGCTCTATGAACTGCTCGCCATGATCAAGGGGGAGCAGCTGGCGGTGACCGATATCTCGCTACTCAAACAGGGGCCGGTGCTCAGTCGAGAGCAGGGTTTTCTCGGTTATAGTCGCAAGGGGGATTTTCCCTACAAGGAGAGCTTTATCGAGCAGTTTGACAAGGGGCTCTATCAGCTCAAAAAGCGCGACGGGATCAAGCCCATCGTCGAGCGCTATCTGGGAAAGTCCCCGCGCTGAGCCGGTAACCGCGGGAGCGGCTTCAGCAGTGAGTAGTGTTGTGTCATCCGATCCGCAAAGAAAAAGTGAGAGGAACCATGGTTCCTCTCACTTTTTTGACTGACCATTTTAACTGGCTGTGGGTCTGCGTTTACAGCACCTGGCTCAGGAACTGGCGCAGGCGCGGGGAGGGGGGATTGTCGAAAAACTCAGTCGGTTTCTCGTCTACCAGCAGCTCGCCGCTCTCCATAAAGAGCACCCGATCCGCCACTTCCCGGGCAAAGCCCATCTCGTGGGTCACCACCACCATGGTCATCCCTTCGCGGGCGAGACCCTTCATGACGTCCAGCACTTCCCCCACCATCTCGGGATCGAGCGCGCTGGTGGGCTCGTCAAAGAGCATGATGCGCGGCTGCATGGCGAGCGCCCGGGCGATGGCCACCCGCTGCTGCTGACCACCGGAGAGCTGGGAGGGGTAGCTGCCCGCCTTGGCCGAGAGCCCCACTTTCAGCAACAGGACCTTGGCTCGATCTTCGGCCTCCTTGCGCGACAGTCCCCGCACTTTTTGCGGGGCGAGGCAGATATTCTCCAGTACCGTCAGGTGGGGAAAGAGGTTGAAGGACTGGAACACCATGCCCACCTCTTCCCGCAGCTTGTTGACATCGCCCGGCTGGGTCAGGCAGATGCCGTCCACCACGATATCGCCATCGTTGATGGTCTCCAGCTGGTTGAGGGTGCGCAGAAAGGTGGACTTGCCGGAGCCGCTGGGGCCGACGATCACGACCACTTCCCCTTCGGCGACCTCGGTGCTGACGTTTTTCAGGGCATGAACTTCGCTGCCGTAGAACTTTTCTACACCGGTCGCCTTGATGATGGGATCAGTTGCTTTTCGCATATTTCACCTCGAGACGGCGCACCAGAAAGGAGAGAGTACCGGTCAGCACCAGATAGAGCAGCGCCACGGTGAACCACACCTCGAATGGGCTGAAAGTGGAGCTGACCACCTCGCGCCCCGCCTTGGTCAGGTCGGTGATGGAGATGACCGACACCAGCGAGGAGTCCTTGATCAGGTTGATGAACTGACCCGCCAGTGGCGGCAGCACCCGCTTGAACGCCTGCGGCAGGATGACGTAGCGCATGGTCTGGGCCGAGGTGAGGCCCAGACTGCGGCCTGCCTCCATCTGTCCCTTGTGGATGGAGCTGATGCCGGCGCGGACGATCTCCGCCACATAGGCGCCGGTAAAGACGGCCAGTGCCGCGACCCCGGCAGTGAAGCGATCGAGGTTCAGTACGGTGCCGATAAAGAAGTAGACGATAAAGATCTGCACCAGCAGCGGAGTGCCGCGAATGAGCTCCACATAGGTGACGGCCAGATTGCGCAGGGCCGGGTTGGGGGAGAGTCGGGCCAGTCCGGCCAGGGTGCCGAGCAAAATGGCGAAGATGCCCGCCACCAGCGAGAGCTTGATGGTCATCCAGACGCCCCAGGCGATGGGGCCGGCAGTCCAGCTCAGCTGGATATCGAGGGCATCGCCACGAAAGACGGTATCCCCTTCGCTGACCTGCACACCGCTGGTCGCGATGGGCTGGCGCTGGTTGGGGTCGAGATCGTTTTGCAGGAACAGTTTGCCTTTCTCTGCGGCAGTGGTGCCGGCCACCACGGTGCCGTCAAACTCGGCGTAATTCTTCTGTTCGGCCTGATAGGCGATGTACTGGGGAATACGTTCCCAGCGCCAGGTGTAGTCAACGGATTGCACCGCCTTGTAGATGCCGAACACGGCCACCAGCAGCATCAGCAAAAAGACGCCGTGCCAGAGCAGCGGGTTGGGCTGTTTTTCCATCTGTCTTGTCGGTTTGGGTGTGTGCACAGTCACAACCTCTTCTCGTTATTGTGTGGGGTGTTGCGAGAGGGGGCGGCAAGGCGCCCCCTTTTGAGGTTATTTGAGCTGACTCAGCCAGGCGTTGGATTCGAACCACTTCTTGTAGAGGCGGTCGTAGCTGCCGTCGCCCTTGATCTGGCGCAGGTAGTTGTTGAACCAGTTGAGGGTGTCCTGATCCCCTTTGCGGATGGCCCAGGCCAGCGGCTCGAAGGTGAACGGCTTGTCGAGGTGTACCACGGCGCCCTTGTTCTGGGAGGCGAAGATGGCGTTGTAGGGCAGGTCGTAGACGAAGGCATCGACCTTGCCGTTGATCACTTCCAGCTTGGCGTCATCCTGGGTTTCAAACTGCAGCAGGGTGGCTTTCGGGATGAGGCGCTTGACTGCCTGCTCGCCGGTGGTGCCGAGCTTGACCGCAATCTTATATTTCGGGTCGTTGAGGTCGGTGAAGGATTTGATCTCGGCTGCCTTGTCCTTGCGCACCACTATGGTTTGGCCGACCACGATGTAGGGATCGGCAAAGTTGACCCGCAGGTTGCGCTGCGGAGTGACGGTCATGCCGCCCATGATGACGTCGAACTTGTTGGTCAGGAGCGCGGGAATGATGCCGTCCCACGCGGTGTTGACGAACTCGACCTTCACGCCCATCTCCTTGGCGACCATCTTGGCGAGATCGACGTCAAAGCCGATGTACTGGCCCTGTTTGTTGGTCATCTCGAAAGGTTGATAGCCGGCGTCGAAGCCAACCCGCAGCACACCGCGCTCCAGCACGGCATCCAGGGTTGAGGTGGGGGTAGTGGCGGTGGCGGGGGCGGCGGTCGCCAGCCCGCAGAAGAGCAGGGTAGAAAGAATCAGTTTTTTGATCATGGGTGACGTCTCTGTCGATGTTGTGTTCGGCCTTGAACCTGATCCCGTGCGACTCCGTGGCACAAGAGACTGCTGCATCCGGCAACAGGCAAGACAGGATGAATGTCTTGGGTCGGGGGAAAGCCCCATATGGGATGCTATGAATCGAAATTGAGCAAAAAATGTACCAAAAACCAATTGTGTCAGAATACTCAATAGGTTAGAGGCGCTTTTTGCTCACCGCTTCACTCATAAAATCACACGAAAACAACATATCTATCTAACGTGGCCGGTTCAAGCCCAAATTGTGTTCAATACCTTTTGTTACATATGATGGGGTTCGCTTGTGACTTGTTTTGTACTCTGACTTTTTCTGTACCTGCGGTGGTGCGATCCCGACAGGGAAAGCAGGCCACAGAGAGAGTAAACAATATGTTTTTATTGTGAAAACAGTCAGTCCCCTCTGGGTCTTGGCAAACGCTTCTCATATACTCAGTTACCTTCTGAAACTGGTTCTTGTATGGCGCTCTCACTGCTGCTGAAACTGGACGTTTTTACCCTGATGCTGATGGCGTTGGGTGGCTACAGTCTTGGCTTTATCACCCTCTCCATCATCTGGTCTACCCACAGGGAGATCCCCGGTATCGGTTACTGGTGGTGGTCTGCACTCTGTGCGCTGGTGGCCCAGACGCTCTTCTCGTTGCAGGCATTTTTCCCCAGCCCATCCGGTATCTGGCTGGCCAACACCCTGATCACGCTCTGCATCGCGCTGATGCCGCTGGCGCTGCAGCGCTTTTTCGGCCAGCCTCCGAACTGGCGTGTCGGTGTGCTCTTCATGCTGGTCTATCTGGTGATCCTGAGCTGGTGCATCGTGAAGGGGGGGATGGAGTCCCGGGTGATGCTGGCCTGCCTGAGCTACATGGTGCTGGGGGCGGTGATCGTCTATCTGGTCTGGCGTCACGGCTATCCCGACTATTTGCCGGCGGTGATGGTCTTTACCGTGGTCAATATCCTGCTCTACGGCTTCAACCTGATGCGGCTCTGGTTCCTGTGGCAGGACAACGTACAGATGCTGATGGATAAGAGCGGGGTCAATGTGTTGCCCTTCCTCTCCATGCTGATGGGGAGCTATCTCTCCACCTTCGGGGTGTTGCTGCTCTGTACTCAATACCGGGCGCTGGCGCTGCGCCAGCAGGCGAGCCACGATCCTCTCACCGGCCTGCTCAACCGGCGCGGCTTTATGGAGCAGCTGAAGCAGCAAAAGTTGGGTGACGGCGGCGCGCTGGCCGTACTCGACATCGATGATTTCAAGCAGATCAATGACCAGTATGGCCACGAGGTGGGTGATCGGGTACTGGCCGAGCTCGGCGCCTATCTGGGTAGCCAGCCCGATCTGATGTGCAGCCGTTTCGGTGGCGAGGAGTTTGTGCTGCTCTTCTCGCAGCCCGGTGTGCTGGCGCTGCAGCGCTGCGAAGGATTACTGGCGGCGGTCGCGAACCGCAACATGGGCGGCCTCTCCATCACGGTCAGCATGGGGCTCTCCCACTGGCACGGGGAGTGGCATTTTGATCCTCTGTTCACTCAGGCCGACCATGCGCTCTATTGCGCCAAGCGGCAGGGCAAGAACCGGGTCTGTCAGGCTGGTCGGGAGGCGTAACTCCCGCCCAGTCCGGTATCACATAGTGTCGGCAGGTTGGGGGCGCGGTGCCTGCGCCTTGAGGAAGGGGAGCAGCAGCAGGGCCGAGACGCCCGCCGCCACCGAGATCACCACGAAGAAGCCGTTCCAGTGCCAGATCTCCATCACCTTGGCCAGCGGATAGCCTGACAGCGCCGCCCCCATATAGGCAAACAGGCCGACAAAGCCGGTGGCCGCTCCCGCCGAGTTTTTGTGGGAGCACTCCGCTGCCGCCATGCCGATCAGCATCTGGGGGCCGAACACGAAAAAGCCGATGGTGAAGAAGCAGGCCGCCTGCATCACATAGCTAAAGAAGGGCATCAGCCAGAGCGATCCCACCGCCAGCAGGATCCCTACCGCAAAGATGAGGTTCATCGGGCCACGGTTGCCGTTGAACAGCTTGTCCGATCCCCAGCCCGCCACCAGGGCGCCGATAAAGCCCCCCACCTCGAACATGGAGATGGCCGAGTTGGCGCTCATCAGATTGAAGCCGCGCTGCTCGGTCATGTAGAGGTTGCCCCAGTCATTGATGGCGGTGCGCACCACATAGACCAGCACGTAACAGCAGGCCAGCAGCCAGATATAGGGGTTGCCGAGCACATATTTGCGCAGGATCTGGCGATGGGAGAGCCCGGCATCCTGAGTCTGTTGGGCCAGCTCCATCGCATCCTTGCGCCACTCGCCCACGGTTGGCAGTCCCATGGCGGCCGGGGTATCCCGCAGCCGCCAGCAGAGCAGCAGACCGGCCGCAATGGCGATAAGGCCGGGCACTATCATGCCGTAGCGCCAGCCATGTTGCAGGGCCAGGGTGCTGACGATAAGGGGGATGAGCGCCCCGCCGGCGTTGTGGGCTGTGTTCCAGGCCGACCACCAGACCCCCCGCTCACTGCGCGAATACCAGCTGGTGAGCAACTTGGAGCAGGGTGGCCAACCCCAGCCCTGAAAGAAGGCGTTGGCCACCCAGAGGGCGGCAAACATCCAGAGTGCGGACGAGAGGCCAAACAGGATATTGATGACGCCGGTGGCCATCAGCCCGATCCCCATGAAGTAGCGCGGATTGGCGCGGTCGCTGATGATGCCGGAGAAGAACTTGGAGCAGCCGTAGGTGATGTAGAACAGGGTCCAGAGCATGCCGATGTCTGACTTGTCCAGCATGCCGCTCGCCAGCATGTCCGGCATGGCGAAGTTGAAACTCTTGCGGGTGAAGTAGAAGACCGCATAGCCCAGATACATGGTGAGCAGCAGATGCAGCCGCCAGTGGCGATAGGTGGCGTCGATCTCGGCCTGCTCGCGGATCGGCGGTTGCGCCGGTGCGCTTCTCATAAAACTCAGCATGGGGCTCCTCCCTGATGAAGGGCGAGGTTACTCATGGCTCTCCTCCCGCTTGCGGCAGGGGAGGTTGACCGTCAACTGGGTGCCGTGGACGCAGGAGAGCTGCAAGGTGCCTCCCAGCGCCTGCACCCGCTCGCGAATACCGAGCAGACCATAGCCCTGCGCCGCGCGGCTTTGCGGCAGGCCGCGACCATCATCCTCCAGCACCAGTTGCAGCTGTTCTTCAGCGTGCCGCGCCCGGATTGTCACCGAGTGGGCGTTGGCATGTTTGACCACGTTGTTGAGCCCCTCCTGACAGACCCGAAACAGGGTGACCCGCTGGGCATCGGAGAGATCGCTGTCCGCCAATTGCCACTCGAGCCGGGTGACGATGCCGTGGCGCTCCAGCTCCAGCTCTCTGAGCAGTGCCCGCACCGCCTGCTCCAGGGTCATGTCGTCGAGCTGGCGCGGGCGCAGGCGACCGAGCAGACCGCGCACCGCGTCGTAGATGCCAAGGGAGAGGGTATCGATCAGGGCGCTGCTCTGGCCCACCCCCGCATTGTCGGGGGCGAGGCGGCGAACAATACCGGCTTGGGTACGAATGGCGGTGATGGTCTGGCCGATGTCGTCGTGCAGCTCGCGCGCCACCTCTTTGCGGATGCTCTCCTCGGTCTCCAGCAGCCGCTCGGTGAGTTGGCGATTGTGGGCAAGCTGGCGGGTCAGCGCCTGATTGAGCTCGCGCTGGCGCTGGATCCCGGCGCCCAGCAGCAGGCCGGTGAGACTCTGGGCCAGCAGGGAGAGCAGCAGATCGAGGGGGTGGTCGTGCCAGGCCTGACTCGCCAGCAGGGCGATGGTGTTCATCAGGGTGGCGAGTAGCGCCCCCTGCCAGCCATAGCGCCACGCCATGGCGATGATGGGGATGGCCAGACAAAACGGCGTGAAGCGCACCAGCGAGTTGGGCAGCCCCAGCTGCAGCCAGAGGCTCAGCACGAATAACAGCAGATACCAGACCAGATGGCGAAAGCGCCAGTCTACCGGCTGATCCACCAGTGCAGGGCCGAGCGGCACCCAGGTGGCGCGGGTTAGGTAGTGCCAGATCAGCATGCAGGTGGAGGTGAGGGTGAGCCCGCCGGTGAGGGTGAGCAGCAGGGCCGAGAGGCCATCTTCT includes:
- a CDS encoding sterol desaturase family protein → MDVQLILLYLSPIFLAFIGWEMAYLRKHGAAFPTATYQWKDLLANAALALMHQGGDALAAIAIAYLYDTLWGWRLFDIELNFWSVLLLFLLQDLCYWLFHFTSHHVRWLWASHVVHHSSERLNLSTAFRQSLMYPISGMWLFWIPMIVIGFPPEAVVATVLLSLGFQFFVHTQVVGKLGWLEWIFNTPSHHRVHHASNAKYIDRNFAGVLIIWDRLFGTFVEEDPTEPCRFGITKPIHSFNPLTLTFHEWRDMLRDARGLPWRQKLAVLFGKPAGPASR
- a CDS encoding substrate-binding periplasmic protein; this encodes MRICVYLLLGFCLLAQAKTRVEIVADASYPPYSWQEGKEVRGIYADIIREVTSVMPDYEVVLKPMPWRRGLSMVEQGSAFAIFPPYYLPDTRPYIWPYSQPLLDEELVVVCGASVAANTPQARFPLDYQGLRFGMNAGFAVGGDAFWQAVKEKKIDVEEVKSNRENLLKIVRGRVDCTINDRLSLLYELLAMIKGEQLAVTDISLLKQGPVLSREQGFLGYSRKGDFPYKESFIEQFDKGLYQLKKRDGIKPIVERYLGKSPR
- a CDS encoding amino acid ABC transporter ATP-binding protein, giving the protein MRKATDPIIKATGVEKFYGSEVHALKNVSTEVAEGEVVVIVGPSGSGKSTFLRTLNQLETINDGDIVVDGICLTQPGDVNKLREEVGMVFQSFNLFPHLTVLENICLAPQKVRGLSRKEAEDRAKVLLLKVGLSAKAGSYPSQLSGGQQQRVAIARALAMQPRIMLFDEPTSALDPEMVGEVLDVMKGLAREGMTMVVVTHEMGFAREVADRVLFMESGELLVDEKPTEFFDNPPSPRLRQFLSQVL
- a CDS encoding amino acid ABC transporter permease; the encoded protein is MEKQPNPLLWHGVFLLMLLVAVFGIYKAVQSVDYTWRWERIPQYIAYQAEQKNYAEFDGTVVAGTTAAEKGKLFLQNDLDPNQRQPIATSGVQVSEGDTVFRGDALDIQLSWTAGPIAWGVWMTIKLSLVAGIFAILLGTLAGLARLSPNPALRNLAVTYVELIRGTPLLVQIFIVYFFIGTVLNLDRFTAGVAALAVFTGAYVAEIVRAGISSIHKGQMEAGRSLGLTSAQTMRYVILPQAFKRVLPPLAGQFINLIKDSSLVSVISITDLTKAGREVVSSTFSPFEVWFTVALLYLVLTGTLSFLVRRLEVKYAKSN
- a CDS encoding transporter substrate-binding domain-containing protein produces the protein MIKKLILSTLLFCGLATAAPATATTPTSTLDAVLERGVLRVGFDAGYQPFEMTNKQGQYIGFDVDLAKMVAKEMGVKVEFVNTAWDGIIPALLTNKFDVIMGGMTVTPQRNLRVNFADPYIVVGQTIVVRKDKAAEIKSFTDLNDPKYKIAVKLGTTGEQAVKRLIPKATLLQFETQDDAKLEVINGKVDAFVYDLPYNAIFASQNKGAVVHLDKPFTFEPLAWAIRKGDQDTLNWFNNYLRQIKGDGSYDRLYKKWFESNAWLSQLK
- a CDS encoding GGDEF domain-containing protein, translated to MALSLLLKLDVFTLMLMALGGYSLGFITLSIIWSTHREIPGIGYWWWSALCALVAQTLFSLQAFFPSPSGIWLANTLITLCIALMPLALQRFFGQPPNWRVGVLFMLVYLVILSWCIVKGGMESRVMLACLSYMVLGAVIVYLVWRHGYPDYLPAVMVFTVVNILLYGFNLMRLWFLWQDNVQMLMDKSGVNVLPFLSMLMGSYLSTFGVLLLCTQYRALALRQQASHDPLTGLLNRRGFMEQLKQQKLGDGGALAVLDIDDFKQINDQYGHEVGDRVLAELGAYLGSQPDLMCSRFGGEEFVLLFSQPGVLALQRCEGLLAAVANRNMGGLSITVSMGLSHWHGEWHFDPLFTQADHALYCAKRQGKNRVCQAGREA
- a CDS encoding MFS transporter produces the protein MLSFMRSAPAQPPIREQAEIDATYRHWRLHLLLTMYLGYAVFYFTRKSFNFAMPDMLASGMLDKSDIGMLWTLFYITYGCSKFFSGIISDRANPRYFMGIGLMATGVINILFGLSSALWMFAALWVANAFFQGWGWPPCSKLLTSWYSRSERGVWWSAWNTAHNAGGALIPLIVSTLALQHGWRYGMIVPGLIAIAAGLLLCWRLRDTPAAMGLPTVGEWRKDAMELAQQTQDAGLSHRQILRKYVLGNPYIWLLACCYVLVYVVRTAINDWGNLYMTEQRGFNLMSANSAISMFEVGGFIGALVAGWGSDKLFNGNRGPMNLIFAVGILLAVGSLWLMPFFSYVMQAACFFTIGFFVFGPQMLIGMAAAECSHKNSAGAATGFVGLFAYMGAALSGYPLAKVMEIWHWNGFFVVISVAAGVSALLLLPFLKAQAPRPQPADTM
- the uhpB gene encoding signal transduction histidine-protein kinase/phosphatase UhpB, with the protein product MIHRLASYVAITLAACFIFAAGWFCLWSISLHLAGGPALAVLLFPFGLRLGLLLQSPGRYWLPLLLCEGGLLYWINLEVGLPHWQWLLIGSLLTLLPLLIARRQPVRNDWQQLLLLLATVSVAALLQSLLWHLAGEDGLSALLLTLTGGLTLTSTCMLIWHYLTRATWVPLGPALVDQPVDWRFRHLVWYLLLFVLSLWLQLGLPNSLVRFTPFCLAIPIIAMAWRYGWQGALLATLMNTIALLASQAWHDHPLDLLLSLLAQSLTGLLLGAGIQRQRELNQALTRQLAHNRQLTERLLETEESIRKEVARELHDDIGQTITAIRTQAGIVRRLAPDNAGVGQSSALIDTLSLGIYDAVRGLLGRLRPRQLDDMTLEQAVRALLRELELERHGIVTRLEWQLADSDLSDAQRVTLFRVCQEGLNNVVKHANAHSVTIRARHAEEQLQLVLEDDGRGLPQSRAAQGYGLLGIRERVQALGGTLQLSCVHGTQLTVNLPCRKREESHE